TAACAAGTATAGAGTTGACTTGTACTGTGACCGGAGGAACTGATCCTTAGttgttccctctgttgtttcGTTATCTGATTTCATTGAGAATTGAATCAAACATCTGAATAATTGCTCTAAACTCTAAGGAACCAATTGTATCAGGTTCCCTATCTGGTTCTCTCATAAAttttgtcaaatcatcaaaacaaaggCACATATCTTATCATTTCTAGTATCCATTATCAACATAGATAACTAGCATAATTTGTACCATATAAATTTTGTCTGCATATATACCACGTCCATACGTAGAAGCAAATCCACTATCTATAGACAGTGCGTCAAAATGATTATTTAAtcttattatatgtatatattttaaattctttTGGCACATGTTTATATTTcaagcataaataaataaatttgattgAATCAACATAAATCGTTCTAGATCCGCCTCTGGACATGTGAGTCTTTCTGAGAGAGAGAGTATGTGTGTATGTGTTTAAATCGTGTCTACATGATTGTGCTTAAGATATGAATGAGCTTTTTTGTACTATGAAGTAATGGGAAATGCAAGTGGGAAGAAAGAAGAAGCTGCGACCTGTGAAATCAAGAATCAAGAAGATGAAGAGGAATATATGGACTATGCACATAGTAGACAGTTCCAAGAATCCATGGTTCAGTCTCCTCCTCGTAGTCCTAGGACTTATCAGTAGTAACTTTGATTTTCACTCCACAAGTAAAGCTCGTTATAAGTCAGTTCTTGGCAATTATCAGGATAAACCACTATAATATTTTAGGCCCTTGACCACCTCGGAAAAGTATGGCTTAAACTAGCAAAAAGTGTAGTTTTTGTTCAAAGACCACACTTTTCGACTTTAGGCAACACTTTTTAGGGATGGTCAAAACAAGTGTAACCTTTGACCTAAAGGCACGCTTTTCAAATGTTGCCTTACAAGTGGTGGCCTATTAGATAACAAAGACCGCGCTTATTACACTCCATATGGAAATAGTTTTATACCCTTCAGCTACACACTCAAATCATGGCCTTTGTTACGTTATAGGCCACACTTGTTAACCGTGGCTTCTAAAGGAATACTTATAAAGCATACTCTTTACTTATATACATGATAGACGTACATACATATGGCCACACTTTTAAAGCGTGGCAATTTTGACTAGGCTatacaatttatttttaatttttttaaaaaaattacattTTACATATATTCTGTAATCATAGTTATTTCAAGTGTATGCATTATTATCATATATTTTGATGATATCAACAACCAAATTAGCTAATAAATACCCAAATAAATCAAATGAATATACATACTAATAAAATAATATGCCAAAATGCCATTAACAATAAACTTTACAAAAGTGAATATTTTCATATAGTATCATGAATATTAGACATCCTAATTATCCAAAAATTCTTCGCATTCACATTAAGATCAATTTAACTTTCCGCCACCATTTTCAGATGCATCACCCACATTCTCCTACACATAAAAAGAAATTAATAATTAGATAGAAACTATACTTTGATTGTTCGTCGAGAAGAACAAGACTAGGATTAACATATAGTAACACCATGTTTTGCATATTTTTCAGTcacatataaataaaaattaaataatgaGTAAAATAAACTAAATATAGTAGTCCCATTTCaagtaattaagagtcttaaacATCTTCTAATACTAAATAGTCAAAGTGTTGAATATATCTTTTAATTAACAGTAGGTTTATACTTAAAGAAATATCAATATTAATTAACGAGCAGCACCATAACTATCCATTGCTTCTCCACCAAATGTTATCTGTAGCTTCATTGGAAGTTTGGATCTTAGTATTAAGTATTTACAAGTGCTAGCAATAGGAATGCTCTACTGCTATTAACTAGTAGAGAGAGTCCATAAAAGTAAAAGCAGTGTCCCAATAAAAGCTTGATCGTCTTAATGGACTTCAGTCTCTTCCAGTTGAGCTGTAAGTTGTTTATCTTTTGCAGCGGCTGTAGAACGTAGTCCAGAAGAAAAAGTTATTTCACGCTGGTCACTTGAAGACTTAACAGAAATGCAAGTTTCACCTGTTATCAACtttatacggtcaaaatcgagtttgcccttcgCATGTTTAATAAAAATTGGAGCATGATGGACCAAGggtcgtcattataatatcgagctatgatgtgaaATTGGGTTATCGAACTCAagatccagagaccgatcaataccgagctcgagacccagagaccgaccaagatcgagatcgagccaagggaTAAAAGACTCATTATAGCCGCATTTGGGGAGAGACTCTCGGCGAAAatcaaggaaaaactaattaattaatttatcatggaatccccactatgtatttttaattatatccaaagaaGAATTCCTCCACTATATTAGGAGTGGCTAACATTTGTAAGAGACAGATTGAGATATATTCATACACTCTCACATTCAGAAattattgagatttacataacatctagcaaatattatccttttttggggTTTTGAAATCGATTCATCTTGTTCATCTATCAATCATTCTCAACTCAATTTATGTTTGTATTATTTCCTTtttatagtcaatattcgatatatctctacttattttttcaatttgtaccaagttataccatgtattcttagaactacgtataaattcaactctatccatttttcgaataaacagtttggcgtccaccgtggggctaaggataacagtgattatttggtacgaatctctacaaaacacactattttacacttgctcttggaagtgtctttgatttcaggttataAACgatgaactctcaattaatggctctacctatcgacaatgaagttggccttcaagatgagaacaacaacctgaCGACTGGGGTTGAAAGGCCACTCATCGATCCCGTTGGAGATCGGGCCGTAGATCCAATTGATgttaactcacatgtggccatcgaggcgaaccaatattccgaccccgaaaacatcattcatggtggaactcaatctgcagttcgaaatacccaaaatattggagaaaatgagatcaacctgcgtatgattttcgaaatgttgcaagctcaacagatagcaatagctcagttgcaaagcCAAACCCAGGCGCCGAGCAGGGCCGAGTCCGGTCtaccccgagaagtcacccacaaaacggggccagctctagtaagatcaaatgaacaagaatcggggactaatcctgaaattattaggatgctcgaggaactgacaaaacgaattaAGTCcagagaaaagaggattgaagcaaatgacaaaaaggtagaaacttataactccagggttgatcagatcccgggggcaccaccggtattgaagggcttggattccaaaacattcgtacaaaagcctttcgcTCCCAAactgatccccaagaagttccgcatgtccgaaattcctaaatataatgggacgaccaacgccaacgaacatgtcacctcttacatatGTGCTAATAAAGGGAACGATCTATAAGACggcgagatcgaatccgtattattgaagaagttcggggaaaccctgtcaaatggggcaatgatatggtatcataatttaccgcctaactctatcgattcttttgctatgcttgcaaattctttcgtaaaagcacatgccagaGCCATAAAATTTGAGatcaggaagtcggaccttttcaaggtaaggcaaaaagataacgagatgctaagagagttcgtatctcgtttccaaacggATTGAATGGATCTACCACTGGTCACGGACGATTGGGTTGTTCTTGCTTTCACTCAAGCACTGAATGAACGAAGCTCAATGGCTTCACAATAGTTGAAGTAgaacttgatcgagtacccggctaTTACTTGGgacgatgtacacaatcgatatcaatcgaagattagagtcgaagatgaccagttgggttctgggtccgttatcaaaagggacatcgaccgagaaccaaggttgAACAAAGATCGATATCGGCCGTGTAACGGAGATCGTAGAGGTAACGAACTTGCATGTAACTCCGTACGAGGCGAAAGGAGAAATGAttgaggccaagggtctcgggggctgatgaacaagaatgggttcgacaggcatatcggacctaaggaagcaccacggttatcagaatataacttcaacatcgatgcatccgtcatcgtgtcggctatcggacgcatcagagatactaagtggcctcgacctctatagTCCGATCCATCCTAGAGAAattccaatcaaatgtgcaagtatcatggcacccatggccacgaACTGAAAactgcaggcagttgagagatgaggtagcccggttattcaatgaagggcaccttcaagaatctttaagtgaccgggccaaaaaacatttcaaaaaatagagatttcaatagacaaaacgaacaagaagagacacaatacatcatccacatgatcatcggagggatcgatgtcccccaagggccggtgcttaaatgcactaagttattgattgtaagagagaagcaatctcggactcaagattacacacctaaaagaaccttgtcctttagtgacgaagacgcggaaggaatcatACAACcctataatgatgcactggtaatatctgtacttatgaataaaattcaagttaagcgtgttttaattgatccaggtagttcggccaacatcattcaatcAAGGGttgtagagcaactcggtctaaaAGACTAGGTCGTGCCTGCAAccctggtactaaacggattcaatatggtgtttgaaactactaagggcgagatacctttgccagtaaacgtggctaggaccatccaagaaatgaagttccacgtgatcgagggcgatatatgatataacgccctgttcgggaggccatggatccacaacatgataGCAGTGCCCTCGACacttcaccaggttctaaaattcctaACATCGGAGGAAATCAAAACGAACTACGGGGAGAAACcggctgcaaaggaaatgtttgccgcTGATGAAGTGATTTCGATATCTtcactatcatcgacaaagggatcagattcgaaAGAGGAACatgataccaaatagcaatcacaaacgtcagcctcgacccaactagagaatcagaagactaaCGAAGATGATGACTAtagggtccctcgatccttcgtggtccccgatgattccgacgctaccaaatcaacggtcgaagaactggagaaaATCACGTTAATCGAACATCTACCCGAGTGAAAGGTATACgtgggcacggggttagatctTGAGCTCagaaaaaagcttattcaatttcttatggctaacatgaactgtttcgcttggttccatcttgacatgacagggatcccaccataaataaccactcatagactaagcttggatccgaaattccatacggtaaagcaaaaaagaaggcaccagtccgaggtcaaacatgccttcatcaaggacaaggtaaccaaacttcttaaaataggatccattcgagaagtaaaataccccgaatggctagcaaatatgGTGGTAgaccctaagaagggaaacaaacttagaatgtgtatagattataaagacctgaacaaagcatgacctaaggattcttttcctttgcctaatatcgatcatATGATCGATACCACTGCCGGCCACGAGACTTTCAGTTTTCTCGaggcctactccgggtacaaccagatacaaatgaacccggaggatcaggaaaagaccccgtttatcaccaagtacggtacctactattataacgtaatgccatttggtctaaaaactgctggtgcaacttatcaacgcctagtaaatcgaatgttcaaaaaacaaataggaaaatcaatggaagtttatattgatgacatgttagttgagtccctgcgagcagaagaccatttaaagcatttgtaggaaactttcgacatactaagggagtacaatatgaagctcaaccccgaaaaatatgcattcggggttggctcgggcaagtttcttggtttcattgtgtccaatcgaggaatcgagatcaaccccgataaaatcaaagctatcaaagacatcacggtagtagataatgtaaaggtcgtgcagaggctaacggggcggatagccgccctaagacgattcattttgagatcctcagataggagccaccgatttttctcactgcttaagaagaaaagcaactttgcatggactctggaatgccaacaggctttgaaagaactaaagcggtatttatcgagcccgccgctgcttcataaaccgaaagtggacgaacaactttacttgtacttagctatctcggagatagcggtaagtggagtcctagtttgagaagaacgaggtacgcaattccctatttattatgtcagtcggaccttaggtgaggccaaaactagatatccacacttagaaaaattagtggAAGctcctctaggaaactaaaaccatatttctagTGTCAtctgatacatgttgtaacaacttatcctcttcgaaatatttttcaCAAACCTAAGCTTTTAGTTCGATTGGACAAATGGTCCATAGAAATTAGCGGAtatgatattgagtatcgaccccaaaccgctatcaaatctcaaatcttggcagacttcatggctgactttacgctgaccttcgtacccgagattgaaatAGAACTACTTATACaatcgggtacctcttcgggagtctggaccctctttacagacggtGCCTCGAATGCGAACGGGTCCgaactaggcatcgtactaaaatcacccataggtaatgtagttagacagtctattagaactataaaattgactaacaatgaggctgagtatgacgccatgattgcaggtctcggaCTAGCTAGGAGCTTGGGAGCGGAagtcgtagaggctaagtgtgattccctcctcgtggtaaaccaagttaacgggactttcgaagtccgagaagatcgaatgtagaggtacttggataaactgcAGGTGACTCTAcgtcgatttaaggaatggactttgcaacatgtaccccgagaatagaacagcgaggccgacgctcttgaaAACTTAGGTTCATCAGTCGAacatgacgaactcaactcggggactgccgtacaacttatgagatcggtgatcgaagaagtccacgccgagataaactccacaagtgtaacctgggattggagaaacaaatatatagagtacttcaagaatgggaagcttccatcaaATTCAAAGGAATCAAGAGCTCTACGCATAAAGGCAGCATggttcaccttgtccgaagacaAAACGCTGTttagaagaacgttcgatggaccattgacaatatgtttgggaccaggagatatcgattacatcctacggaaaattcacgagggcacttgtggaaaccattccggtgccgattcgctagtccacaaagtaatcagagcagggtattattggaccgatatgggcaaggatgcaagggagttaaTTCGAAAATGCGAGAAATGCCAAAATcaagatgcattttgaaaattttcgaaaattagtaaaactccaaaaaactgtttttcactcaaatcactcacaaaacttcaaaaacaacccaaaattatattcatgtccaaacacaactctaaatttcaaataccattttcacttttttttttccctattttggaattttaaaattcttatatccaaacgcccacttagtcCAACATTTTTATTTCCAGTGAGGGAAAATTAGACTCCAGAAGACCACTGCCACTCTAGAAGCTTTTGCTCTTTGCTTGATAGTTGATACAATACTAAAACGGAAATTAAAAGCTTAAAAATTGTTGAAGTTCTTgcttggatttttttttttttttttgaataatgcATCATTCTATTGGTTTTGCCGGAAGTGGTGAGAAGCTGTTCTCTTCCTTCATGAAAGATTTTTAAAGCATTAATTTTGTACCTGTTGTACATTTTTGTGGGGTTAATGTGTTGTTTGGTAATTTATTGGAGACAAAAAATGATTATTTGGCCATTTGATCAGATCAGGGGACCAACTATAACAATTATGTGGCATAAAGTTATAAACGCTTTGTTTACTGCTAATTTATTTTTGTGATTGAATTCATTTATTGAAACTTcaaaggaaagaagaaaaagaaggaaaggagAATTTTTTTGATAGTTTATCTTTCTTCAAAagatgaaaatattcttcttctttttatgtaCATGTTTCATATTTGTATTAACTGCAGGCTCCAGTCACCCCAAgaacaaggtggggagttcttggaaggaaggatgccgagggtcatttggaaacagcctctctatactagggtaggggtaaggtctgcgtacacattaccctccccagaccccactagtgggattatactgggttgttgttgttgttgttgttgttgttgttccagtTTTCCCTTTGCAAAGGCCTGATGAAATGATTCAAATTCATAGTGGTGGGTTAATGCAAAGAACAATGGAGTATGGAAAGATGCCTTCTGAAAATGGTATACCAATAACACTCACATGGAGTCATGAAGGAAATGAAGTGGCTGTGGAGGGATCATGGGACGGATGGAAGACGAGGTATAGTTATATTTAGCCATTTTATCTTTCGTTTTGATAATGGTGGTGTCCAGGTTAGCTCGAGCGCATCTCGATTATTCCGTCAGGTACCTTCTACCACTCACCAGAATTATTGCCAGTGTCAACAACATTTGCCGAATTATCTATTTTCTGCTTACCTCTTTTCTTTTTCAGCTCgggacaatttctcttgatgtAACCTTGCTCCCTACACTCATAACAGTTCTGTTTCCTTGCTTTAGATCTGGCAGTTGACGTTTTCCTGCTAAATTCCTTTTGTTGTGTTCTTCCTCTACTCACAAGACCCTCGCCCTCAATTTTGTTGTCTGGAAATCTCTTTTTCAACTCTTTAGATTTTAGTGCATTACTAACATCTTCCAGTGAAATGGTATCTTTTCCATATAGCAGCGTATCGACAAAAGTATCATAAGACGGTGGTAAAGAACATAACACAATCAAGGCCTGATCCTCACTCTCAATTTTGATATCCACATTCTTCAGGTTAATTATAATTGAATTAAACTCATCAAGGTGAGGTTTAACAGGTGTACCTTCGTTCATACGGAGATTGTATAACCTCCTTTTCAGGTAGAGGCGGTTTGTCAGCGATTTCTTAGAATACATATCTTCCAGCTTCTTCCATGTCGTTACTGCAGAAGTTTCTTCAGCAATTTTCCGAAGAACGCTATCTGTAACACTCATGAAGATCGCACTCAAAACCCTCTCTTTCAGGCCTGCCTTCTCTGTCTCTTTCATCTTTTCAGGAAAATCCTCATCAATTGCCTTCCATAACCCTTGTAACACCAGGGACGATTTCATACTAATCTTCCATAGACTAAAAGTAGAACCCCCGTCAAATTTCTCTATTTCGTACTTTGTTGAATATGATGAAGACATCCTAACCCTAGATTATATGTAGAAACTGAATCTtgatctgataccaattgttgcagAAGATCATGAGTTAACtagcacacaatcacacacaaatcaaatagaaaagaaaaaatcaacacaaggatttaacgaggttcggctaAACCTAATcctcgtggtagaggcagagagAGTTTTCCAttatgaatgagaagaaaaaaacacaatacaatctataTAATCCCCAACTAAAACCCCTATATATAGATCTCAAATAGTCTCAAACCTATAAGAGTAAAGTTTTCCAATTTGACAAGGACAATTCGTTTTcctttcccaaatctattaggaCAATGAGTTTTTCCAAACCTATAGAGATTATAGGTTTCCTAAGAATATAAggaaataattcaagccacaaaaTAACAACTACCATGAAGGTGTTGTGATCAGGGATTTAGCACTACCGGTTTATTGTTGATGGACAATGGAGGCACGCTCTAGATTTTCCAAGTGAATGTGACGATATGGGAAATGTATTCAATGTCTTGGATTTGCAGGTATTCATCTTGTGAGCTATTTTGATTTTTAACTTGGAAGGATACTCCCTGATGGACATCCTTACTGAGAGAATTCATCTGACTTGTTATATTGATAAATCGAGGTTACACTATCTAGTATTTCATGTATGcaacttggggggggggggggtaatttATTTCGACCATCATAATTTCAGAATGTTCCAAACCATGCTTAACAATTGCCAAGCAGTCGTGCAGTTTGCTCCTTTTGCTTAAACATTGCCAAGCAGGAAAACTAAGTTCCTACACTTTATATCTGCTCAATTTGTATAACACATCAAGTTACGACCACAAGTATGTTGATAGGAAGGACATATGTTTGATATGAACTCATTGCCGAACATTTATATGTATATCAAGATAACTTTCAGCATAAGCTACTCTTATTGATCATTTCGTTGTCCCTTAGACAGTTCTTAAGTGGTTACTGTATGTAACTTTGCAGCAGAAGGCCTACTTTAAGCCATTAGTGTCTCAAATATTCTTCTAAAAAAGTTAAGAATAGAAAAAGGAGAAATAAATAAGAGATGGTTGATAGGAACACTTAGTTTACATCCAGAAAGGCTGCAGTAGTCAATCAATGGTTGCACTTAGTTCGACAGATAGATTTCGTGCTAAATATGTAACAGCAGTATTTTACAAGTCCTAAAAGAACTTAAAAAGATGATATACTTGCAATGTTTTCTGGAATTTGGGAAGTTTTCAAAATAGATGTAATCTACCAATTGATCCGTATAGAATAGGGAAGTCAATGTAAGGAAAAACTATCTTTATACTACGGAAATCCTATTTTgtggaaatttattttaaaaggaAGCCTTTGAATCTGACCAGCCTTCATTATCAGAATCTTCAGCTCTTTTTTTGCATGCTGTAAATCTGCATATCATCCTAACTAGGTGACGCGTCTGAGGAAGTTCATCATGCCCATGCAATAGTACTCGGTAACAAAAATCAGTGGCAAATCCAATATGTTTAGTCAATAGTTGCGAAATACCTCTGCAACCTTTATTCCTTTGTACAAATGGATGTAGTATAAAAATAGGCTTCAAGAAAAAATTTCAACTACATAATATATTCCCAGCTGAAGGTAGTGTTGTGTCTAGACCTGCTGACAGGAGGGTCTGCCCTTGACGAAACTAAATGTTAACTGTTGCAGTGAAAGGTGGACCACATGCTGACCAATTTGCTCTTTGTGTATATTTGAAATAAACAGCGTTGAACTGACATGAGCTTAAATGCAGCGACATGGATCAACGAGGATTCATATAACGAAACCAACTTGCTTCAGATTGAGGTGTAGTAGTTATTGTATATCTGAATCAAAATTGCTATGCAGCCATGAAGCTCTGCTCCCATGCCTTTTCTGTCCATGCAACCCTATGCTTTAAAGAGTGATCTGGCAAGAGACTCGGAAAGCATCTGGTTTCTCTTTTCTGCTAAGCATG
This sequence is a window from Nicotiana tomentosiformis chromosome 5, ASM39032v3, whole genome shotgun sequence. Protein-coding genes within it:
- the LOC104111590 gene encoding LOW QUALITY PROTEIN: SNF1-related protein kinase regulatory subunit beta-2-like (The sequence of the model RefSeq protein was modified relative to this genomic sequence to represent the inferred CDS: substituted 2 bases at 2 genomic stop codons), which produces MGNASGKKEEAATCEIKNQEDEEEYMDYAHSRQFQESMVQSPPRSPRTYQSPLVVVVVVPVFPLQRPDEMIQIHSGGLMQRTMEYGKMPSENGIPITLTWSHEGNEVAVEGSWDGWKTRYRNNSSHKITTTMKVLXSGIXHYRFIVDGQWRHALDFPSECDDMGNVFNVLDLQVFIL